A stretch of the Notamacropus eugenii isolate mMacEug1 chromosome 2, mMacEug1.pri_v2, whole genome shotgun sequence genome encodes the following:
- the MMP28 gene encoding matrix metalloproteinase-28 isoform X2 yields the protein MTVSFRIQLQVLLLLAGPGWGAPPKAGERRREAEVFLEKYGYLREPAPEASISPQLTDAIREFQWVSHLPVSGRLDTATMHQMALPRCGVGDSKSHSAWTERLSSLFAGRRAKMRLKKRFVQQRGKWYKRHLSYRLVNWPEYLPELAVRRAVRAAFQVWSNVSSLEFWEAPASGPADIRLTFFQGDHNDGLSNAFDGPGGALAHAFLPRRGEAHFDQDEHWSFKSRRGRNLFVVLAHEIGHTLGLGHSPAPRALMAPYYKRLGRDSVLNWDDVLAIQNLYGQPLGGSVAEQLPGKLFTNFEDWDPHRPWDRQSGTRGPYYCHSSFDTITADKDHRVYIFKGNSFWEVGADGNASEPQLLQEKWAGLPPHIEAAAVSLNDGDFYFFKEVLMFETEDLVLRKNEKHVVLCLLELGRRAWRFGVAAPTLVHLEEEIEEELRQELALPPPDPPPVVPPARQDCHFKNLDQMVQNLVSHCTCPVQFSMIKISEGKYRVGDSNTLIFVRILRNHVMVRVGGGWDTLGHYLDKHDPCRCTSLSHKMGSPQKPQIPPVQHEVRVQGDSAQPQPILTISRSQSPLPPVDWKTYTSSSRKLRPPTSCSPRPPERWGSGGGSPGQTAAHQRSREKSVTPSHRLSPAGDVSSKSQSSLTRSGRDLQRVPLGQWKGSCSPEAPRGGTPTHWSPGEMDIQGSWVTDPTLQRVSSPEMVPKEPLERVLSTLPDSSNLSKPFTLKQPLQGTGKPSQDQTQRVIASQFKDSGIVRSSSPIKRVTKIPICSAPSCPLTPGRSLSESGNSIPVPKTETGRYPTTIRVSAGGRNTPQSRNGNQSLEVRSRGQDQTLGTVTEAERDHPPRHQHGRQTFTTLLTDKVKEQALYQSLEDEILANIKVLEARGAHPGVIPCPRETPAMHIPRSGVYVPHPGARWPVPGAPYDSVIRELALEPPALLKVDMGGWGVPTMHTPKLDTIQSKCVSEEKRSLEGNGIGKKAGAGVTRGTKVKTAPAPGDQKGQMHTPLPETNGNEVPQTIPTSDLENSRVPTGKGRRKLKKPERIPSIYKLKLRPKIRPRRDHRPEKRPSRIPTPLAYRQSRARVPPTTPKLKVQLGSAGDGGSVDEEEISPSEISTGLSTESLGSQPASPSWLPQDDEETWV from the exons GTGTTCTTGGAGAAGTATGGGTACCTCCGAGAGCCAGCCCCGGAAGCATCCATCTCTCCACAGCTCACAGATGCCATAAG GGAGTTCCAGTGGGTGTCCCACCTGCCAGTCAGTGGGCGACTGGACACTGCCACGATGCACCAAATGGCCCTGCCAAGGTGTGGGGTGGGTGACTCGAAGAGCCATTCAGCTTGGACAGAGaggctcagttctctatttgcTGGACGCAGAGCCAAGATGAGGCTCAAGAAACGTTTTGTGCAGCAAA GAGGCAAGTGGTACAAGCGCCATCTTTCCTATCGCCTGGTGAACTGGCCTGAGTACCTGCCAGAGCTAGCAGTGCGCCGGGCTGTGAGGGCAGCCTTCCAGGTGTGGAGCAACGTGTCCTCCCTGGAGTTCTGGGAAGCACCCGCATCAGGCCCCGCCGACATCCGCCTCACCTTCTTTCAGGGCGACCACAATGATGGGCTCAGCAACGCTTTTGATGGGCCAG GAGGTGCCCTGGCCCATGCCTTCCTCCCTCGTCGTGGGGAGGCACACTTTGATCAGGATGAGCACTGGTCCTTCAAAAGTCGCAGGGGTCGGAATCTATTCGTGGTGCTGGCCCATGAGATTGGCCACACACTGGGGCTGGGACACTCCCCTGCTCCTCGGGCTCTCATGGCGCCCTATTACAAGAGACTGGGACGGGACTCTGTGCTGAACTGGGATGATGTCCTGGCCATCCAAAACCTGTATG GACAGCCCCTGGGGGGCTCAGTGGCTGAGCAGCTCCCTGGGAAGCTCTTCACCAATTTTGAGGACTGGGACCCCCACAGGCCATGGGACAGGCAATCTGGAACTAGAGGACCCTATTACTGTCACTCTTCTTTTGATACCATCACAGCAG ACAAGGACCATCGAGTCTACATCTTTAAAGGAAACAGtttctgggaggtaggggctgaCGGCAATGCTTCAGAACCCCAACTGCTACAGGAGAAATGGGCTGGTCTGCCCCCCCACATCGAGGCAGCTGCTGTGTCCTTGAATGATGGAGATTTCTACTTCTTCAAAG AGGTGCTGATGTTTGAGACAGAGGACCTGGTGCTtaggaagaatgaaaaacatgTGGTCTTGTGCCTACTGGAGCTGGGACGGCGAGCCTGGAGGTTTGGGGTAGCAGCTCCCACCCTGGTGCATCTGGAGGAGGAGATTGAGGAGGAGCTGAGGCAGGAgctggccctgcccccacctgatcCTCCTCCAGTAGTTCCCCCAGCCCGTCAAGACTGCCATTTCAAAAACTTGGACCAAATG GTGCAGAACCTGGTGAGTCACTGCACCTGCCCTGTACAGTTCTCCATGATCAAGATTTCTGAAGGAAAATACCGAGTGGGGGATTCCAACACACTCATCTTTGTCAGG ATCTTGAGAAATCATGTGATGGTCCGAGTAGGGGGTGGCTGGGACACACTAGGCCATTACCTGGATAAACACGACCCCTGCCGATGTACCTCTCTAT CTCACAAGATGGGTAGCCCCCAGAAGCCGCAGATTCCCCCAGTACAGCATGAAGTGAGAGTCCAAGGGGATTCTGCACAACCTCAGCCCATTCTGACCATCAGCCGCTCTCAGAGCCCTCTGCCCCCAGTGGATTGGAAGACGTACACATCCTCAAGCCGCAAGCTGCGACCTCCCACCTCCTGCTCACCAAGACCTCCCGAAAGGTGGGGATCAGGTGGGGGGTCTCCAGGACAGACAGCTGCACATCAGAG GAGCCGGGAAAAATCAGTCACTCCATCCCATCGACTGTCACCAGCTGGAGATGTATCCTCCAAATCCCAGTCCTCACTGACACGATCTGGCAGGGATTTGCAGCGTGTTCCTTTAGGACAATGGAAAGGCAGTTGCTCACCTGAGGCTCCCAGGGGAGGGACCCCTACCCACTGGAGCCCTGGAGAGATGGATATTCAAGGAAGCTGGGTCACTGATCCTACCCTTCAGAGGGTTTCATCCCCTGAGATGGTTCCTAAAGAACCACTGGAAAGAGTTCTCTCTACACTACCTGATTCCTCCAATCTATCCAAGCCCTTTACCCTCAAACAACCCCTTCAGGGTACTGGGAAGCCTTCCCAGGATCAGACACAAAGAGTCATTGCCTCCCAATTTAAGGACTCTGGAATTGTTCGATCATCTTCCCCTATTAAAAGGGTCACCAAGATCCCCATCTGCTCAGCTCCCAGTTGCCCACTAACACCAGGAAGGAGTCTCTCAGAATCTGGAAATAGTATTCCAGTTCCAAAAACAGAAACAGGGAGATACCCCACAACCATAAGAGTCAGCGCTGGAGGAAGAAATACCCCTCAGTCCAGAAATGGAAATCAGTCCCTAGAGGTGAGGTCAAGAGGCCAGGATCAGACACTGGGCACTGtgactgaggctgaaagagaccATCCACCCAGGCACCAGCATGGAAGACAGACATTCACCACTCTGCTCACTGACAAAGTCAAGGAACAGGCACTGTATCAAAGCCTGGAAGATGAGATCTTGGCCAATATCAAGGTGCTAGAAGCCAGAGGGGCCCACCCAGGAGTGATTCCTTGCCCCAGAGAGACCCCAGCAATGCATATTCCTCGAAGTGGTGTATATGTCCCCCACCCTGGGGCACGGTGGCCAGTGCCTGGGGCTCCTTATGACAGTGTCATTAGAGAGCTGGCTTTAGAGCCTCCAGCCCTCCTCAAGGTGGACATGGGTGGCTGGGGGGTGCCCACCATGCATACTCCCAAGCTAGACACAATCCAAAGCAAGTGTGTCTCAGAGGAAAAGAGGAGCTTGGAAGGGAATGGGATAGGGAAGAAGGCTGGTGCAGGAGTCACCAGAGGCACAAAAGTGAAAACAGCACCAGCTCCAGGAGATCAGAAAGGCCAAATGCACACTCCACTTCCTGAGACCAATGGCAATGAAGTGCCTCAAACCATACCCACCTCAGATTTAGAAAACTCTAGAGTGCCCACAGGGAAAGGCAGGAGGAAGTTGAAGAAGCCAGAGAGGATACCATCCATTTATAAGCTAAAGTTGAGACCCAAGATCCGACCTCGTAGAGACCACCGTCCAGAAAAGAGGCCCTCCCGGATTCCCACTCCCCTGGCATACCGCCAGAGCCGTGCCAGGGTGCCTCCTACTACCCCTAAGTTGAAGGTTCAGCTGGGCAGTGCAGGAGATGGGGGTTCAGTGGATGAGGAAGAGATCTCCCCATCAGAGATCAGCACTGGCCTGTCCACTGAAAGCCTGGGATCACAACCTGCTAGTCCATCCTGGCTCCCACAGGATGATGAGGAGACTTGGGTCTGA
- the MMP28 gene encoding matrix metalloproteinase-28 isoform X1 has protein sequence MTVSFRIQLQVLLLLAGPGWGAPPKAGERRREAEVFLEKYGYLREPAPEASISPQLTDAIREFQWVSHLPVSGRLDTATMHQMALPRCGVGDSKSHSAWTERLSSLFAGRRAKMRLKKRFVQQRGKWYKRHLSYRLVNWPEYLPELAVRRAVRAAFQVWSNVSSLEFWEAPASGPADIRLTFFQGDHNDGLSNAFDGPGGALAHAFLPRRGEAHFDQDEHWSFKSRRGRNLFVVLAHEIGHTLGLGHSPAPRALMAPYYKRLGRDSVLNWDDVLAIQNLYGQPLGGSVAEQLPGKLFTNFEDWDPHRPWDRQSGTRGPYYCHSSFDTITADKDHRVYIFKGNSFWEVGADGNASEPQLLQEKWAGLPPHIEAAAVSLNDGDFYFFKGSRCWRFRGSRLLKGYPQLGRAGGLPRHPDAAFFFPPLHRIVLFKGPRYYILADGGLQIEPYYPRGLRDWGGVPSGIQGALPGPEGSIFFFRDDRYWRFDQISLKVVATGRWAEDLPWMGCWDANSGGALF, from the exons GTGTTCTTGGAGAAGTATGGGTACCTCCGAGAGCCAGCCCCGGAAGCATCCATCTCTCCACAGCTCACAGATGCCATAAG GGAGTTCCAGTGGGTGTCCCACCTGCCAGTCAGTGGGCGACTGGACACTGCCACGATGCACCAAATGGCCCTGCCAAGGTGTGGGGTGGGTGACTCGAAGAGCCATTCAGCTTGGACAGAGaggctcagttctctatttgcTGGACGCAGAGCCAAGATGAGGCTCAAGAAACGTTTTGTGCAGCAAA GAGGCAAGTGGTACAAGCGCCATCTTTCCTATCGCCTGGTGAACTGGCCTGAGTACCTGCCAGAGCTAGCAGTGCGCCGGGCTGTGAGGGCAGCCTTCCAGGTGTGGAGCAACGTGTCCTCCCTGGAGTTCTGGGAAGCACCCGCATCAGGCCCCGCCGACATCCGCCTCACCTTCTTTCAGGGCGACCACAATGATGGGCTCAGCAACGCTTTTGATGGGCCAG GAGGTGCCCTGGCCCATGCCTTCCTCCCTCGTCGTGGGGAGGCACACTTTGATCAGGATGAGCACTGGTCCTTCAAAAGTCGCAGGGGTCGGAATCTATTCGTGGTGCTGGCCCATGAGATTGGCCACACACTGGGGCTGGGACACTCCCCTGCTCCTCGGGCTCTCATGGCGCCCTATTACAAGAGACTGGGACGGGACTCTGTGCTGAACTGGGATGATGTCCTGGCCATCCAAAACCTGTATG GACAGCCCCTGGGGGGCTCAGTGGCTGAGCAGCTCCCTGGGAAGCTCTTCACCAATTTTGAGGACTGGGACCCCCACAGGCCATGGGACAGGCAATCTGGAACTAGAGGACCCTATTACTGTCACTCTTCTTTTGATACCATCACAGCAG ACAAGGACCATCGAGTCTACATCTTTAAAGGAAACAGtttctgggaggtaggggctgaCGGCAATGCTTCAGAACCCCAACTGCTACAGGAGAAATGGGCTGGTCTGCCCCCCCACATCGAGGCAGCTGCTGTGTCCTTGAATGATGGAGATTTCTACTTCTTCAAAG GGAGTCGATGTTGGCGGTTCCGGGGATCGAGGTTACTAAAGGGTTACCCCCAACTAGGCCGAGCAGGAGGACTCCCTCGCCACCCAGATGCTGCCTTCTTCTTTCCACCCCTACACCGAATTGTGCTTTTCAAAGGTCCTCGCTACTATATACTGGCTGATGGAGGGCTACAGATTGAACCCTACTACCCCCGAGGCTTAAGGGATTGGGGGGGTGTCCCCTCAGGGATCCAAGGGGCACTGCCAGGACCTGAAGGCTCCATCTTCTTCTTCCGGGATGATCGCTACTGGCGTTTTGACCAGATCTCACTGAAGGTGGTAGCAACGGGCCGGTGGGCTGAAGATCTTCCGTGGATGGGCTGCTGGGATGCCAACTCTGGAGGTGCTCTGTTCTGA
- the C2H17orf50 gene encoding uncharacterized protein C17orf50 homolog: MDKWGNGLRIPLWKKEPGELDEEAEEGDNKEEENSEEKDSDEAEKTSQKEGEYWESGQELQDGDGKDKGSVSYCPLRQESSVPEVSGLRRSESGFWTWLSPLTLLSNLAFPMDRKRIVPGEVCLREKQQSNEGPCSRCEILFCRKCETLHCDPNYVEHCILDHWERGVSDQEEIESEQVSSSQETVLLMTSPVMEDIQ, translated from the exons ATGGATAAATGGGGCAATG GCCTGAGGATCCCTCTGTGGAAAAAGGAGCCGGGAGAACTGGATGAAGAGGCAGAAGAGGGTGAcaataaagaggaggaaaattcAGAGGAGAAGGATTCAGATGAGGCAGAGAAAACTTCGCAGAAGGAGGGAGAGTACTGGGAGTCTGGGCAGGAGCTTCAGGACGGTGATGGGAAAGACAAAGGCTCAGTGTCTTACTGCCCACTCCGCCAAGAGTCCAGCGTGCCCGAGGTGTCCGGCCTGAGGCGCTCCGAGAGCGGATTCTGGACCTGGCTTAGTCCCCTCACCCTCCTATCCAACCTGGCCTTCCCCATGGACAG GAAGCGGATCGTGCCAGGGGAGGTATGCCTACGGGAGAAGCAGCAGTCTAACGAAGGGCCTTGTTCCCGCTGCGAGATTCTTTTCTGCAGGAAATGCGAGACTCTGCACTGTGACCCTAACTATGTTGAGCACTGTATCCTGGACCACTGGGAGCGTG GTGTTTCAGATCAGGAAGAAATAGAGTCAGAACAAGTAAGCTCTTCCCAGGAGACAGTTTTGCTTATGACTTCTCCTGTCATGGAGGATATTCAATAA